The following DNA comes from Burkholderia sp. HI2500.
GCACCTCGTTGCCGATCACGACCTGCCAGAAGCGCATCATCGCCGCGTTGGAGCCCTTCAGCCCGACGCCGATCAGGTTGCCCGGCTCGCTGAAGTCGTACAGCAGCCCGTGCGTGAGCGTCAGCATCTGCGTCGACGGCTGCACCTCGTAGCCGGCGAGGCTCGGCATCATCCCGATCTCGAAGGTGTGGGTCGTGCTGAGCGGCACGGTGACCACCGCCTGCGTGACGATGTTGTTGCCGATGCCGCCGTGCGCGTTGCTGAACACGTTGCCGAAGCCGCGGTTCGGCTGGATCACGACCTCCGCCGCCGGCGCCATCGGGCCGACGCCGAAGGTCTTCTTGATGTCGAGGTAGACGTCGCCGATCGTGCTGTTGAAGTAGTCGTACGCGCCCGGGTCGTGGTTCAGGAACTGGAAGCCGGACGTGCGCTGCGCGCGGTTGAACAGGTACACGGGATCGACGTAGCCGGTGATGCTCAGGCCCGCGAGCGGGCCGGTGGTCGCCGCTTCCTGCAGCGAGTCGACCTTCAGCGACGCGTTCGCGATCTGCTCGCGCATTTGCTGCAGGTCGTCGTTCGTGAAGGCCGGCGCTGCATCCGCGGCCGGTGCAGCAGCCGCCGCCGTGTTGATCGTGCCGATCTTCGCGCCGCCCGAGGCGGCGGTGGCGGTCGTTGCCGCGCCGGCCGGCTTCGCCGCCAGCATGCTCGCGCGCAGCTCGTTCACCTGCTGCTGCAGCGCGGTGACCTGCGCCTGCAGCGCCTTCATCCGGCTCGCGTCGGTCGCCTGCGGCGTGTGCGCGAATGCCGCGGCGGCGTCGAACGCCAGCAGGCACAGCGCCGTCATGTGTGTGATTTTCATGGTGTGGGTGATCGTCGGGACGCGCGCGCCCCCGCCCGCCGCGATGAGCGGCGGGGCGCGCGAAAGGTGGTCGGGAATGGGGAGAAGCGGCGGCCGGCTTACTCGGTCTTCAGCTTCGTCCAGAGACGGTTCTGCAGACGCATCAGCTCAGGCGGAACCGGCTTGCTGAGGCTCAGCTTGCGGATCACGTCGGCGGGCGGGAACACGGCCGGATCGCTCGTCACGTCGGCGCGCACCAGATGCTTCGACGACGGCACGGCCGACGGGTACGACGTGTCGTTGGTCAGGTTCGCGCTCTCCTTCTCCGACAGCACGAAATTGACGAACTTCAGCGCGGCGTCCGGATGCGGCGCATCCTTCGGCACCGCCATCATGTCGAACCACATCGCGCTGCCCTCGGTCGGGATCACGTACTTGATGTGATACGGCTTCTTCGCGGACGCGGCCGCGATCCGCGCGGAGTTCACGTCGCCCGACCAGCCGAGCGCGAGGCAGATGTCGCCGCCCGCGAGGTCGTTGATGTAGCTGCTCGAATTGAACTGCGTGATGTACGGCCGCACCGTCTTCAGCAGCTCGTATGCGGCCTGGTAGTCGGCCGGGTTCGTCGTGTTCGGATCCTTCTTCAGGTAGACGAACGCCATCCCGAACGCATCGACCGGCGAATCGAGCACCGAAATGCCGCAGTGCTTCAGCTTCTGCGCGTACTTCGGGTCGAACAGCAGCGCCCAGCTGTCGAGCGGCGCATCGTTGCCGAGCGCGGCCTTCACCTTCTCGACGTTCATCCCGAGCCCGTCGGTGCCCCACGTCCACGGAATGCCGAACTGGTTGCCCGGATCGTCCTTCGCGAGCACCTTCATGATTTCCGGATCGAGCAGCCCGTAGTTCGGCACCTGGCTCTTGTCGATCTTGCGGTAGATGCCGGCCTGCAGCTGCCGCGCCCAGAAGATGTCGGACGGCACGACGACGTCATAGCCCGACGTGCCCGACAGCAGCTTCGCCTGCAGCGTCTCGTTCGAATCGAACTCCTGGTAGACCACCTTGATGCCGGTCGCCTTCTCGAAGTTCGCGATCGTCGCCTTGCCGATCGAGTTGCCCCAGTTGTACACGTTGACGACGTCCGCCGCGTGCGCCGCCGGCACGCCGGCCCAC
Coding sequences within:
- a CDS encoding DUF3138 family protein — encoded protein: MKITHMTALCLLAFDAAAAFAHTPQATDASRMKALQAQVTALQQQVNELRASMLAAKPAGAATTATAASGGAKIGTINTAAAAAPAADAAPAFTNDDLQQMREQIANASLKVDSLQEAATTGPLAGLSITGYVDPVYLFNRAQRTSGFQFLNHDPGAYDYFNSTIGDVYLDIKKTFGVGPMAPAAEVVIQPNRGFGNVFSNAHGGIGNNIVTQAVVTVPLSTTHTFEIGMMPSLAGYEVQPSTQMLTLTHGLLYDFSEPGNLIGVGLKGSNAAMMRFWQVVIGNEVLRTAGAIANAANNTTKTNWTPTITARFDNATSTAFDFGLSGMLGRQSLFSPCAQPGGYGYQCNGASPTGLYKYVEADVTYTHDKTQVNAQVDYGELQKGAWNGGTARWYGMSLLGHTKWTTSWVGRMGATLRFDYLNNTSNGGGGTNTQYGLAGGNPSVNGSSGFGIDPACFQGSSTNGTECKGAQRYAITADLLFYPTQQITVKLEYRHDAANHPVFLKSNGTYARSNDLAGMQFIYSF
- a CDS encoding polyamine ABC transporter substrate-binding protein; the encoded protein is MAGDWSKHLKTACAALALGGALWAGVPAAHAADVVNVYNWGNSIGKATIANFEKATGIKVVYQEFDSNETLQAKLLSGTSGYDVVVPSDIFWARQLQAGIYRKIDKSQVPNYGLLDPEIMKVLAKDDPGNQFGIPWTWGTDGLGMNVEKVKAALGNDAPLDSWALLFDPKYAQKLKHCGISVLDSPVDAFGMAFVYLKKDPNTTNPADYQAAYELLKTVRPYITQFNSSSYINDLAGGDICLALGWSGDVNSARIAAASAKKPYHIKYVIPTEGSAMWFDMMAVPKDAPHPDAALKFVNFVLSEKESANLTNDTSYPSAVPSSKHLVRADVTSDPAVFPPADVIRKLSLSKPVPPELMRLQNRLWTKLKTE